TCGGAGCTGGGACCCTCGGCCACCGGCTTCCACCGCCTCTTCCTGGCGCTGCCGCTGCTGCTGCTCTGGCAGGGGATCGAGGCCCGCCACCAGACGCGCGCACCGGCCAAGCCAGCGGCGCTCCGCGATTTCTGGATCCTCTGCCTGCCCGGCCTCTATCTCGCGGCCGATCTCGTCTGCTGGCACTGGTCGATCCGCCTGACCACGGCCGCGACCGCGACGCTGCTGGGCAACACCGCGCCGATCTTCGTGACGCTGACGGCCTGGCTGCTCTATGGCGAGCGCTTCCGGCCCGGCTTCGTGATCGGCCTGGTCGTGGCGCTGGGCGGCGTCACGGCACTCCTCGGCAGCGCCAATCTCGATCCGACCCATCTGATCGGCAATCTTGCCGGGATCGGCGCCGGCATCACCTATGCCGGCTACCTCATGACCCTCAAGATCGCGCGCAAGCGCTTCTCGACCGCGCAGGTCATGAGCTGGACCGCGGTCTCGGGAACCGTGGTCATGCTGATCGCGGCCCTGGTCTCGGGCGAGAGCCTCCTGCCGCCCAGCCTCGAGGGCTGGGCCATCCTGATCGGCCTCGCCTGGATCTCGCAGGTCGGCGGCCAGAGCATGATCGCCTGGGCGCTGCACCATCTGCCGATTGCTTTCTCCTCGGTCAGCATGCTGGTCAATCCGGTGGCGACCTTCTTCCTCGCCTGGTTCCTGATCGGCGAGCGGCTGACACCCTGGCAGATCCTGGCCGGCGTCGTGGTCCTGATCGGCATCCTGATCGCGCGGCTTTACAGCGAACGCCGCGGCTGATTCTCTAGACAGACCGATACGAACCCCGAGACCGCGCCCGATGTCTCAAGCCCCCCGCGACCTGCTGCTCAGCCTGTTCCGCGCCGCGCTCGCGGTGGCGGATCCGATGCAGGCCGTGCCGCCCCACCTGCCCAAGCCGCCCAAGGGCCGCACCATCGTGGTCGGCGCCGGCAAGGCCTCGGCGGCGATGGCGGCCGCGGTGGAGCGCCATTGGCAGGGGCCGCTCGAAGGGCTGGTGGTGACGCGCTACGGCCATGGCGTCCCTTGCCGGCAGATCGAGATCGTCGAGGCCTCGCATCCGGTGCCCGACGAGCGCGGCCGCGATGCGGCACGGCGCATCCTCGAGAAGGTGCAGGGCCTCACCGCGGACGATCTCGTGCTCTGCCTGATCTCGGGCGGCGGCTCGGCGCTCTTGTCGCTGCCGGCCCCCGACATCACGCTTGCCGACAAGCAGGCGATGAACAAGGCGCTGCTCAAATATGGCGTGACCATCGCCGAGATGAATTGCGTGCGCAAACATATGTCGGCGATCAAGGGCGGCCGGCTCGCGGCGGCGGCCTTTCCGGCGCAGGTCGTGACCCTGCTGATCTCGGATGTACCGGGCGACGATCCGTCCGTGGTCGCCTCGGGTCCGACCGTGCCCGATCCGACCAGCTTCGCCGACGCGCTGGCGGTGATCGAGAAATACAAGATCACCGAGGCCGCCCCCGTCATCGAGCGCTTCAAGCGCGGCCGGGACGAGACGCCGAAGCCCGGCGACCCACGCTTCGCGCGGGCGCGCACCATCATGATCGCGCGGCCGCAGGATGCGCTCGAGGCCGCGGCCAAGGCTTCACGCGCCGCCGGCATCGCGCCCCTCATCCTCGGCGATTCGATCGAGGGCGAGGCGCGCGACGTGGCGCTGGTCCATGCCGGCATTGCACGCCAGGCCGCGCGCTACGGACAGCCTGGCGAGCCGCCGCTGGTGCTGCTCTCGGGTGGGGAGACCACCGTCACGGTCCGGGGCAAGGGGCGCGGCGGGCGCAATGCCGAGTTCCTGCTGGCGCTCGCCGTCGCCCTCGACGGCCATGCTGACATCCATGCCATCGCCTGCGATACCGACGGGATCGACGGCACCGAGGACAATGCCGGCGCGCTCATGGGGCCCGACAGCCTGGCCCGGGGCTGGGCGAAGGGCGTCAATGCCAAGGCTTTGCTCGCCGACAATGACGGCTACAGTTTCTTCGAGGCTCTTGGCGACCTGGTCAAGACCGGTCCGACCCTCACCAATGTCAATGATTTCCGCGCCATCCTGATCGGGAAGCGGCTAGGGTAAGGACGTCGCTGGCTGCCCTCGCCAGGGGTCGGGCCGGCCTCCCGGTTCGCCCTCCCCCTTGAAAGCCCCGTTTGAAGGCCCCCTCTTGAAGGCAGGGACGCTTTCAGCGGTAACAAAGCCGAAAGTAGAGTTGCGCGCATGAGACGAGAACGCCTGGCCAAGATCGTCGCCACCCTGGGGCCCGCCAGCTCGACCCGCGAGCAGCTCCTTGCCTTGTTTCACGCCGGCGTCGACGTGTTCCGGCTCAATCTCAGCCATGGCACGCATGAGGATCATCGCGCGCGCCATGCCGTCATCCGCGAGATCGAGCAGGATACCGGCCGCCCCATCAGCATCCTGGTCGATCTGCAAGGCCCCAAGCTCCGCATCGGTCCGCTCACCGGCGGCGAGGCGCAGATCGAGCGCGGCCAGCCCTTCCGCCTCGATCTCGAGGACCGGCTGGGCGACAGCACGCGCGTGCGCCTGCCCCATCCCGAGGTGCTGTCGGCGCTCACGCCCGGCGCCGATCTGCTGATCGACGACGGCCGGCTCAAGCTCAAGGTCGAGCGCACCGGCCAAGGTTATGCCGACACCACCGTCGTGCTGGGCGGGCGGCTCAAGGATCGCAAGGGCGTGAACCTGCCGGGCGTGCTGCTGCCGCTCTCGCCCCTGACCGAGAAGGACCGCAAGGATCTCGCCTTCGCGCTCGATCTCGGCGTCGACTGGATCGGACTCTCCTTCGTGCAGCGGCCCGAGGACGTGGCCGAGGCGCGTCGCCTGGTGCAGGGCCGCGCCGCCATCA
The nucleotide sequence above comes from Hypericibacter terrae. Encoded proteins:
- a CDS encoding DMT family transporter, producing MTLAPTTTPAASQSRAALAVLLIGATAVSFSGIFVKISELGPSATGFHRLFLALPLLLLWQGIEARHQTRAPAKPAALRDFWILCLPGLYLAADLVCWHWSIRLTTAATATLLGNTAPIFVTLTAWLLYGERFRPGFVIGLVVALGGVTALLGSANLDPTHLIGNLAGIGAGITYAGYLMTLKIARKRFSTAQVMSWTAVSGTVVMLIAALVSGESLLPPSLEGWAILIGLAWISQVGGQSMIAWALHHLPIAFSSVSMLVNPVATFFLAWFLIGERLTPWQILAGVVVLIGILIARLYSERRG
- a CDS encoding glycerate kinase type-2 family protein, whose product is MSQAPRDLLLSLFRAALAVADPMQAVPPHLPKPPKGRTIVVGAGKASAAMAAAVERHWQGPLEGLVVTRYGHGVPCRQIEIVEASHPVPDERGRDAARRILEKVQGLTADDLVLCLISGGGSALLSLPAPDITLADKQAMNKALLKYGVTIAEMNCVRKHMSAIKGGRLAAAAFPAQVVTLLISDVPGDDPSVVASGPTVPDPTSFADALAVIEKYKITEAAPVIERFKRGRDETPKPGDPRFARARTIMIARPQDALEAAAKASRAAGIAPLILGDSIEGEARDVALVHAGIARQAARYGQPGEPPLVLLSGGETTVTVRGKGRGGRNAEFLLALAVALDGHADIHAIACDTDGIDGTEDNAGALMGPDSLARGWAKGVNAKALLADNDGYSFFEALGDLVKTGPTLTNVNDFRAILIGKRLG